From one Paramormyrops kingsleyae isolate MSU_618 chromosome 1, PKINGS_0.4, whole genome shotgun sequence genomic stretch:
- the dcun1d4 gene encoding DCN1-like protein 4 isoform X1 — protein MHSDAADFQLNSHLSTLASIHKIYHTLNRLNLTEDVSPDTHSAACCSRAMPPRKKRRPTAGDDLFVKKSRHDSMYRKQEASRIKSEDVFSSKRCLEWFYEYAGCEDVVGPEGMEKFCEDIGVEPENVVMLVLAWKLDAQSMGYFTLQEWLKGMSDLQCDSTEKLRNSLDYLRSVLNESTSFKLIYRYAFDFAREKDQRSLDLNTAKCMLGLLLGKTWPLFPVFNHFLEQSKYKVMNKDQWCNVLEFSRTINLDLSNYDEDGAWPVLLDEFVEWYKDRQMS, from the exons ATGCACTCAGATGCAGCAG ATTTTCAGCTGAACTCCCATTTGTCAACGCTGGCCAGTATACACAAGATTTACCACACCCTCAACAGGCTG AACCTGACTGAGGACGTGAGCCCGGACACTCACTCCGCAG CCTGCTGTTCTAGAGCCATGCCACCCAGGAAAAAGAGGCGACCAACTGCTGGCGATGACCTGTTTGTCAAAAAGAGTAGGCACGACAG TATGTACCGGAAACAGGAGGCCTCCCGGATTAAAAGTGAAGATGTGTTCTCCAGTAAGAGGTGCCTGGAGTGGTTCTATGAGTATGCAG GCTGTGAAGATGTTGTTGGACCGGAGGGCATGGAGAAGTTCTGTGAGGACATTGGAGTAGAGCCTGAGAAT GTGGTCATGCTGGTTCTGGCCTGGAAGCTGGATGCCCAGAGCATGGGCTACTTCACGCTGCAGGAGTGGCTGAAAGGCATGAGTGACCTGCA GTGTGATTCCACAGAGAAGCTGAGAAACTCTCTGGATTACCTGCGGTCCGTACTTAATGAGTCCACAAGTTTCAAGCTCATTTACAGATATGCCTTTGACTTTGCAAGG GAAAAAGACCAAAGGAGTCTAGACCTGAACACAGCCaaatgcatgctgggattgctgcTTGGAAAGACGTGGCCTCTCTTCCCTGTCTTCAACCACTTTTTGGAG CAGTCCAAATATAAAGTGATGAACAAAGACCAGTGGTGCAACGTGCTGGAGTTTAGCAGGACCATCAACCTAGACCTGAGCAACTATGACGAGGATGGAGCAT GGCCCGTGCTGCTGGATGAGTTTGTGGAGTGGTACAAAGACCGGCAGATGTCGTAG
- the sgcb gene encoding beta-sarcoglycan, which yields MASEQESSNGPIKRSMREKAIDRRSINKEHNSNFKAGYVPIEEERLHKTGLRGRKGNMAVCIIVLLFLLALINLIITLVIWTVIRIGPNGCDSMEFHQSGLLRFKQKADMGVVHPLHKSTVGGRRNEDLVITGNNNPVVFQQGSTKLSVEKEKTSITSDLGVSFTDPRTQSTFFSTDYENHEFHLPKGVRVLNVRKASTERITSNASSDLTIKGDGKAIVRGNEGVFIMGKTVEFRMGGDIELRAENSIVLNGSVMVSPSRIPNSSTGGQLLFDEGLERYKLCMCEDGTLFRVQVKYQNMGCQTSDNPCAAAH from the exons ATGGCGTCCGAACAG GAGAGCTCCAATGGGCCCATCAAGCGATCTATGAGGGAGAAGGCCATAGACAGGAGGAGCATCAACAAGGAGCACAACAGCAATTTCAAGGCTGGCTATGTGCCCATCGAGGAGGAACGTCTGCACAAGACGGGCCTGCGTGGCCGTAAAGGCAATATGGCCGTCTGTATCATCGTGCTGCTTTTCCTGCTGGCGCTCATCAACCTCATA ATCACACTGGTCATCTGGACGGTGATCCGCATCGGCCCCAATGGCTGTGACAGCATGGAGTTCCACCAGAGTGGGCTGCTGCGTTTCAAGCAGAAGGCAGATATGGGCGTAGTGCACCCCCTGCACAAGAGCACTGTGGGCGGCCGCAGGAATGAGGATCTGGTCATCACAGGCAACAATAACCCA GTGGTATTCCAACAAGGCTCAACAAAGTTGAgtgtggagaaggagaagacGTCCATCACCAGTGACCTGGGTGTGTCCTTCACTGACCCACGCACCCAGAGTACCTTCTTCAGCACCGACTATGAGAACCATGAGTTCCACCTGCCCAAAGGCGTCCGAGTCCTCAACGTACGGAAGGCCTCCACTGAGAGG ATCACTAGCAACGCCTCCTCGGATCTGACTATCAAAGGGGATGGCAAAGCCATTGTCCGGGGTAATGAAGGAGTCTTCATCATGGGGAAGACAGTGGAGTTCAGGATGGGTGGAGACATCGAGCTCAGAGCT GAGAACAGCATAGTCCTGAACGGCTCAGTGATGGTGAGCCCGTCCAGGATCCCTAACTCATCGACGGGGGGGCAGCTGCTATTTGATGAGGGCCTGGAACGCTATaagctgtgtatgtgtgaggaCGGTACCCTCTTCCGGGTCCAGGTCAAGTACCAGAACATGGGCTGCCAGACGTCAGACAACCCTTGTGCCGCAGCTCACTGA
- the lrrc66 gene encoding uncharacterized protein lrrc66, whose product MECLGVLLFLQGVLLSPSPSPHTCPLACSCLHGSHVNCSSAGLSSTPLDLQKNTAILDLSHNVLTTVPHLGHEHGPLYQLTHLLLGHNQLVGLSLCLPPILDVTQDHLLHPLPCESWAPNLWLLSLEGNQLQAIPEGLVGSTFLEVLNLSYNKINTIQHGSLNGCTQLRELYLQHNNISSLHPLAFQHMVKLQVLDLSFNALGTIATTAYLSFRTLNAWLDVQGNLWRCDCDLRILKRWMSFDHGWSQLSWKVVCEAPSELAGRDLMHVDEAELTCVTVTSNAKCYQDVTVDFGADFLLPCSIEKWDTVLIYWWTPHGVVESTDSQGGLLLHNIGMHDEGLYACTSVENQRLASVFDIQVRNGSLGVQRITRDVQSPKRAAEKSHSEFVQAVCLSVFITFIGAFILGALARPLLNVLWRRMCARKTLTESPNPCENMGYSVEDEEDDQERRISGNHRASEPYYITVLPNPDGASPKPECSAEGTVTPKNEEVSIDAGSTYGNVSVVRKGNPPELNQEPWKEGDDKSDNSMTEIMLTDDAYSLDAEVNLNPVNITEPDEIHGVDQDNHLNNNYFKGELEVDWSKNIYEQEEDQIKDNDLGKSNTTWNPCPGQSPRPSHESFTACTVSETPNLLDPNLDPDFWNDSGESFEFSDSGKDLSQFNLAIQAKTDPGTMLRDLTLDHPQESQGLRGPQDENSNHVLSYKDSVNKYTYQATDPVVKLEQMSLSSESLQIQNQHDNGDEPTDHTLCQEHTDEVKGQMNSDELSDEPADHTQSYELRDEPTGYTQRCELMDKPRGHTQSFEHNDETTGHTLTYELKDEPTEYAQSYELNDEPTEHTLTCVINDEPTGHTLPYEFKDEPTEHTQSYELNDEPTEHTQSYEINNEHTGYTQRYELDDEPTGYTQRYELDDEPTGYTQRYELDDEPTGYTQRYELDDEPTGYAQSYELYDEPIGYAQSYELNDKHIEHTPTDELTDELMGHSPDLKVFCKDTFCLHPKDGTDPVVQFARKSCDNLKSPDQSSCSSNDTTDEPTENTVLRELNRMNSKDEPELDKTSFAHNSTIQKHPDTHSDIPVTSTFEDMPSISLEKHMDYHFNCSPRGLGSEWPKPGRHWSEGSPEEAPWDSAADSGRVTSAGEPRENPLVYHSEEPQPKVWTDVTPPSLTAADSRDWRQKPWETSQLQITRRPFLFTASPYTPIMGWNSVLPIKPRRSSDLSQKPIDKDTLKEEAVGDMFPSLVQEESVQGIRKQDWRAGGLFLQGWKTTDTTASSTKRSDGIMSEDLTSSHTSSWRHRTTAMGDMQRDVKRADEPYRGPHLSDTQKHGEDQSNIDFSFRFSSSGTQSSQLSDIDNNQGSEA is encoded by the exons ATGGAATGTCTGGGTGTTCTGCTTTTCCTCCAGGGGGTCCTGCTCTCCCCCTCTCCATCTCCACACACATGTCCCCTGGCCTGTTCGTGCTTGCATGGTTCCCACGTGAACTGCTCCTCTGCAGGCCTGTCCTCCACCCCCCTGGACCTCCAGAAGAACACCGCTATCCTGGATCTTTCCCACAATGTCCTCACCACTGTGCCCCACCTTGGGCATGAACATGGACCATTGTACCAGCTAACCCACCTCCTGCTGGGGCATAACCAGCTTGTTGGCCTGTCGTTGTGCCTGCCGCCAATCTTGGACGTTACCCAGGACCACTTGCTGCACCCTCTGCCATGTGAGTCCTGGGCGCCCAATTTATGGCTACTTTCCCTTGAGGGGAACCAACTCCAAGCCATCCCAGAAG GTCTGGTGGGAAGCACGTTTCTAGAGGTGCTCAACTTGTCCTACAACAAGATCAACACCATCCAACATGGCAGCCTAAATGGCTGCACTCAGTTGAGGGAACTGTACCTGCAGCACAATAACATCTCCAGCCTTCATCCTCTTGCATTCCAGCACATGGTGAAGCTACAG GTGCTGGACCTAAGTTTTAATGCCCTGGGCACTATTGCTACAACAGCATATCTGTCGTTCCGAACCCTAAATGCTTGGCTGGATGTGCAAGGAAACCTCTGGAGATGTGACTGTGATTTACGAATCTTGAAGAGGTGGATGAGCTTTGACCATGGCTGGTCACAACTGTCCTGGAAGGTGGTGTGTGAGGCACCATCAGAACTGGCTGGGAGGGACCTAATGCATGTGGATGAAGCAGAGCTCACCTGCGTCACTGTGACCTCCAATGCTAAGTGCTATCAGGATGTGACTGTGGACTTTGGAGCTGATTTTCTCCTGCCATGCAGCATAGAAAAATGGG ATACAGTCCTGATATACTGGTGGACACCACATGGGGTAGTAGAAAGCACCGACAGTCAGGGAGGCCTGCTGCTGCATAACATTGGCATGCATGATGAGGGTCTATACGCATGCACCTCCGTGGAAAACCAAAGGCTGGCCTCTGTGTTTGATATCCAAGTCCGCAATGGCAGTTTGGGTGTGCAGAGAATAACCCGAGATGTCCAGTCCCCAAAACGAGCAGCGGAGAAGTCACATTCAGAATTTGTCCAGGCAGTCTGTCTTTCCGTATTCATCACCTTTATAGGTGCCTTTATCCTCGGAGCCCTGGCCAGACCACTCCTCAATGTTCTTTGGAGGAGGATGTGTGCCAGAAAAACCCTTACAGAGTCCCCAAATCCATGTGAGAATATGGGTTATTCTGttgaagatgaagaagatgacCAAGAGAGAAGGATATCTGGCAATCATCGGGCTAGTGAGCCATACTACATCACAGTCCTCCCCAACCCTGATGGTGCCTCACCTAAACCTGAGTGCTCAGCAGAGGGCACTGTTACACCAAAAAATGAGGAGGTCAGTATCGATGCAGGATCAACCTATGGGAACGTCTCAGTGGTGAGAAAAGGCAATCCTCCAGAGCTAAACCAAGAACCTTGGAAGGAAGGTGATGACAAGTCAGACAACTCGATGACAGAGATAATGCTCACTGACGATGCCTACAGTTTAGATGCTGAGGTCAACCTAAATCCAGTTAACATAACTGAACCAGATGAGATTCATGGAGTAGACCAGGATAACCACCTCAATAACAATTATTTTAAGGGAGAGTTAGAGGTGGACTGGTCTAAGAATATTTATGAACAAGAGGAAGACCAGATTAAAGACAATGATCTAGGTAAATCCAACACAACCTGGAATCCTTGTCCGGGCCAGAGTCCTAGACCGTCACATGAATCTTTCACAGCTTGTACTGTATCCGAAACACCTAATCTACTGGATCCAAACTTGGATCCAGATTTCTGGAATGACAGTGGAGAAAGCTTTGAGTTCAGTGATTCTGGGAAAGATCTATCGCAATTTAATTTAGCCATACAGGCAAAGACAGATCCTGGGACTATGCTTAGAGATCTGACTCTGGATCATCCACAGGAAAGTCAAGGTCTACGTGGACCACAAGATGAAAACTCTAATCATGTGCTCTCTTACAAAGATTCTGTCAACAAATACACATATCAAGCGACTGATCCTGTAGTTAAGCTTGAACAAATGTCTCTATCATCTGAATCTTTGCAGATCCAAAATCAGCATGACAATGGTGATGAACCAACAGATCACACACTGTGCCAGGAGCATACAGATGAAGTGAAAGGACAAATGAACAGTGATGAGCTCAGTGATGAACCAGCGGATCACACACAGAGCTATGAGCTTAGAGATGAGCCTACAGGATATACACAGAGATGTGAGCTTATGGACAAACCTagaggacacacacagagcttTGAGCATAATGATGAAACTACAGGACACACTCTCACCTATGAGCTTAAGGACGAACCTACAGAATATGCACAGAGCTATGAGCTTAATGATGAACCTACAGAACACACACTGACCTGTGTGATTAATGATGAACCTACAGGACACACACTGCCCTATGAGTTTAAGGACGAACCTACAGAGCACACACAGAGCTATGAGCTTAATGATGAACCTACAGAGCACACACAGAGCTATGAGATTAATAATGAACATACAGGATATACACAGCGCTATGAGCTTGATGATGAACCTACAGGATATACACAGCGCTATGAGCTTGATGATGAACCTACAGGATATACACAGCGCTATGAGCTTGATGATGAACCTACAGGATATACACAGCGCTATGAGCTTGATGATGAACCTACAGGATATGCACAGAGCTATGAGCTTTATGATGAACCTATAGGATATGCACAGAGCTATGAGCTTAATGATAAACATATAGAACACACCCCTACTGATGAGCTTACAGATGAATTAATGGGTCACAGCCCTGATCTCAAGGTATTTTGTAAAGACACCTTCTGCCTTCACCCAAAGGATGGGACAGATCCTGTAGTTCAGTTTGCAAGGAAGTCATGTGACAATCTCAAGAGCCCTGATCAGTCTAGTTGCAGTTCCAATGATACTACAGATGAACCAACAGAGAACACTGTTCTTAGAGAACTAAACAGAATGAACAGTAAAGATGAGCCAGAACTTGATAAAACCTCTTTTGCTCATAACAGCACCATTCAAAAGCATCCAGACACCCATTCTGATATCCCTGTAACATCCACATTTGAGGACATGCCAAGCATATCTTTAGAAAAACACATGGATTATCACTTCAATTGTTCACCAAGAGGTTTGGGCTCTGAATGGCCCAAACCTGGGAGACATTGGTCAGAGGGGAGCCCAGAAGAAGCACCCTGGGATTCTGCAGCAGACAGTGGGAGAGTAACATCAGCTGGAGAACCCAGAGAGAACCCATTAGTATATCATTCTGAAGAACCACAACCCAAGGTGTGGACTGATGTAACTCCTCCATCTCTAACTGCTGCAGATTCTAGAGACTGGAGACAGAAACCTTGGGAAACTAGTCAACTACAAATAACCAGAAGACCCTTCCTTTTCACAGCCAGTCCATACACGCCAATTATGGGATGGAACTCAGTCCTACCCATAAAACCAAGGAGGAGTTCTGATTTGAGCCAGAAGCCCATTGACAAAGACACCCTTAAGGAAGAGGCTGTAGGAGATATGTTTCCATCCCTTGTGCAAGAAGAGTCTGTGCAGGGAATACGGAAGCAGGATTGGAGAGCTGGAGGGCTGTTCCTCCAAGGGTGGAAGACGACGGATACAACTGCCTCATCCACCAAACGCTCTGATGGAATAATGAGTGAAGATCTGACATCAAGTCATACCTCTTCCTGGAGGCATAGAACTACAGCTATGGGAGATATGCAGAGAGATGTCAAACGAGCAGATGAGCCCTACAGGGGCCCACATCTTtcagacacacaaaaacatgGAGAAGATCAGAGTAACATTGACTTCAGCTTCAGGTTTTCCAGTTCTGGGACTCAGTCCTCCCAGCTTTCAGACATTGACAATAACCAAGGCAGTGAGGCTTGA
- the dcun1d4 gene encoding DCN1-like protein 4 isoform X2, with product MPPRKKRRPTAGDDLFVKKSRHDSMYRKQEASRIKSEDVFSSKRCLEWFYEYAGCEDVVGPEGMEKFCEDIGVEPENVVMLVLAWKLDAQSMGYFTLQEWLKGMSDLQCDSTEKLRNSLDYLRSVLNESTSFKLIYRYAFDFAREKDQRSLDLNTAKCMLGLLLGKTWPLFPVFNHFLEQSKYKVMNKDQWCNVLEFSRTINLDLSNYDEDGAWPVLLDEFVEWYKDRQMS from the exons ATGCCACCCAGGAAAAAGAGGCGACCAACTGCTGGCGATGACCTGTTTGTCAAAAAGAGTAGGCACGACAG TATGTACCGGAAACAGGAGGCCTCCCGGATTAAAAGTGAAGATGTGTTCTCCAGTAAGAGGTGCCTGGAGTGGTTCTATGAGTATGCAG GCTGTGAAGATGTTGTTGGACCGGAGGGCATGGAGAAGTTCTGTGAGGACATTGGAGTAGAGCCTGAGAAT GTGGTCATGCTGGTTCTGGCCTGGAAGCTGGATGCCCAGAGCATGGGCTACTTCACGCTGCAGGAGTGGCTGAAAGGCATGAGTGACCTGCA GTGTGATTCCACAGAGAAGCTGAGAAACTCTCTGGATTACCTGCGGTCCGTACTTAATGAGTCCACAAGTTTCAAGCTCATTTACAGATATGCCTTTGACTTTGCAAGG GAAAAAGACCAAAGGAGTCTAGACCTGAACACAGCCaaatgcatgctgggattgctgcTTGGAAAGACGTGGCCTCTCTTCCCTGTCTTCAACCACTTTTTGGAG CAGTCCAAATATAAAGTGATGAACAAAGACCAGTGGTGCAACGTGCTGGAGTTTAGCAGGACCATCAACCTAGACCTGAGCAACTATGACGAGGATGGAGCAT GGCCCGTGCTGCTGGATGAGTTTGTGGAGTGGTACAAAGACCGGCAGATGTCGTAG
- the spata18 gene encoding mitochondria-eating protein isoform X2, whose translation MADTLRRLVNTSSFSVLQEKLESWYKDYHVISCDQNLNRCCELVELTSKVQGQLFTILSLTAQEGGQYAGVDTLKSRLLPWLGTCFTLATSTISTDPSLSLIHAAEKGKKIRELSLAHESDLQKMETQLCSTRLQLDSVRQELMDTQQELDETKNKSATTLLATEDEILQLRAELQVACDQTELYKRKLDMLDDYERQIHLLKEEVSFLVAEKSLLQEKLVRGRSPSAAARRSRSSSPRLRGESPSRARLTSSSRRARLVSRLSDLYAIDRLEAQNMLRHYVDDIRTVQRIIFIAVVEAFQAAKLAFRQFRLRVRKTLSSSHMGPESLENAVLDYIIRNLDLYDVQASVNEVINSMNVNPKISFPAEVDFVLISGLIRETCRTAFAMQTLDPPLELAFSSDGELYSDSKYRRSYDSEFTAPLVALHVWPTLMEGDSVVVKGEAVTMRGALWRSRSRSCSPVRSSSASPIRALGTSRSRSPSPGALSVNRL comes from the exons ATGGCCGACACGCTGAGGCGCCTCGTGAACACCTCGTCCTTCAGCGTCCTGCAGGAAAAGCTGGAGTCCTGGTACAAGGACTACCAC GTAATCTCATGTGACCAGAACCTGAACCGCTGCTGTGAGCTGGTGGAGCTCACTTCCAAGGTTCAAGGGCAGCTCTTCACTATCCTCAGCCTCACTGCTCAAGAAG GAGGGCAGTATGCCGGTGTGGACACGCTTAAATCCCGCTTGTTGCCATGGCTGGGCACCTGCTTCACCCTAGCAACCTCCACCATCTCCACGGATCCCAGCCTGAGCCTCATCCAT GCTGCGGAAAAGGGCAAAAAAATCCGGGAGCTGTCCCTCGCCCATGAGAGTGACCTTCAGAAGATGGAGACCCAGCTGTGCTCCACCCGCCTACAGCTGGATTCCGTCAGACAAGA ACTAATGGACACTCAACAAGAACTCGATGAAACCAAAAACAAATCTGCCACAACCCTTCTAGCTACAGAGGATGAAATTCTACAACTAAGAGCGGA GCTGCAAGTGGCCTGTGACCAGACAGAGCTGTACAAGCGAAAGCTGGACATGCTAGATGACTATGAGAGACAGATCCATTTGCTGAAGGAGGAGGTGTCCTTCCTGGTTGCAGAGAAGTCCCTCCTGCAGGAGAA GTTGGTGAGGGGTCGGTCCCCCAGTGCGGCCGCCCGGCGCAGTCGCTCGTCCAGCCCCCGCCTGAGGGGCGAGTCACCGTCACGTGCCCGCCTCACCAGCTCCTCCCGCCGCGCCCGGCTGGTATCACGCCTCAGCGACCTCTATGCCATCGATCGGCTCGAGGCTCAGAACATGCTGCGTCACTATGTTGACGACATCCGCACTGTCCAGAGGATCATCTTCATAGCAGTTGTG GAGGCTTTCCAGGCAGCCAAGCTGGCATTCCGGCAGTTTAGGCTGAGGGTAAGGAAGACCCTGTCCAGCTCTCACATGGGTCCAGAGAGCCTGGAGAACGCCGTGCTGGATTACATCATTAGGAACCTCGACCTGTACGACGTTCAGGCCAGCGTCAAC GAGGTCATCAACTCCATGAATGTGAACCCCAAGATCTCGTTCCCTGCTGAGGTGGACTTTGTCCTGATCAGCGGGCTCATCCGCGAGACATGCCGCACGGCCTTCGCGATGCAGACGCTGGACCCTCCCTTGGAGCTTGCCTTCAGCAGTGATGGGGAGCTGTACAGTGACAGCAA GTATCGCCGCAGTTATGACTCAGAGTTCACAGCGCCCCTAGTGGCGCTCCACGTGTGGCCCACGCTAATGGAGGGGGACAGCGTCGTTGTCAAGGGCGAGGCTGTAACCATGAGGGGAGCCCTG
- the spata18 gene encoding mitochondria-eating protein isoform X1 — protein sequence MADTLRRLVNTSSFSVLQEKLESWYKDYHVISCDQNLNRCCELVELTSKVQGQLFTILSLTAQEGGQYAGVDTLKSRLLPWLGTCFTLATSTISTDPSLSLIHEAAEKGKKIRELSLAHESDLQKMETQLCSTRLQLDSVRQELMDTQQELDETKNKSATTLLATEDEILQLRAELQVACDQTELYKRKLDMLDDYERQIHLLKEEVSFLVAEKSLLQEKLVRGRSPSAAARRSRSSSPRLRGESPSRARLTSSSRRARLVSRLSDLYAIDRLEAQNMLRHYVDDIRTVQRIIFIAVVEAFQAAKLAFRQFRLRVRKTLSSSHMGPESLENAVLDYIIRNLDLYDVQASVNEVINSMNVNPKISFPAEVDFVLISGLIRETCRTAFAMQTLDPPLELAFSSDGELYSDSKYRRSYDSEFTAPLVALHVWPTLMEGDSVVVKGEAVTMRGALWRSRSRSCSPVRSSSASPIRALGTSRSRSPSPGALSVNRL from the exons ATGGCCGACACGCTGAGGCGCCTCGTGAACACCTCGTCCTTCAGCGTCCTGCAGGAAAAGCTGGAGTCCTGGTACAAGGACTACCAC GTAATCTCATGTGACCAGAACCTGAACCGCTGCTGTGAGCTGGTGGAGCTCACTTCCAAGGTTCAAGGGCAGCTCTTCACTATCCTCAGCCTCACTGCTCAAGAAG GAGGGCAGTATGCCGGTGTGGACACGCTTAAATCCCGCTTGTTGCCATGGCTGGGCACCTGCTTCACCCTAGCAACCTCCACCATCTCCACGGATCCCAGCCTGAGCCTCATCCAT GAGGCTGCGGAAAAGGGCAAAAAAATCCGGGAGCTGTCCCTCGCCCATGAGAGTGACCTTCAGAAGATGGAGACCCAGCTGTGCTCCACCCGCCTACAGCTGGATTCCGTCAGACAAGA ACTAATGGACACTCAACAAGAACTCGATGAAACCAAAAACAAATCTGCCACAACCCTTCTAGCTACAGAGGATGAAATTCTACAACTAAGAGCGGA GCTGCAAGTGGCCTGTGACCAGACAGAGCTGTACAAGCGAAAGCTGGACATGCTAGATGACTATGAGAGACAGATCCATTTGCTGAAGGAGGAGGTGTCCTTCCTGGTTGCAGAGAAGTCCCTCCTGCAGGAGAA GTTGGTGAGGGGTCGGTCCCCCAGTGCGGCCGCCCGGCGCAGTCGCTCGTCCAGCCCCCGCCTGAGGGGCGAGTCACCGTCACGTGCCCGCCTCACCAGCTCCTCCCGCCGCGCCCGGCTGGTATCACGCCTCAGCGACCTCTATGCCATCGATCGGCTCGAGGCTCAGAACATGCTGCGTCACTATGTTGACGACATCCGCACTGTCCAGAGGATCATCTTCATAGCAGTTGTG GAGGCTTTCCAGGCAGCCAAGCTGGCATTCCGGCAGTTTAGGCTGAGGGTAAGGAAGACCCTGTCCAGCTCTCACATGGGTCCAGAGAGCCTGGAGAACGCCGTGCTGGATTACATCATTAGGAACCTCGACCTGTACGACGTTCAGGCCAGCGTCAAC GAGGTCATCAACTCCATGAATGTGAACCCCAAGATCTCGTTCCCTGCTGAGGTGGACTTTGTCCTGATCAGCGGGCTCATCCGCGAGACATGCCGCACGGCCTTCGCGATGCAGACGCTGGACCCTCCCTTGGAGCTTGCCTTCAGCAGTGATGGGGAGCTGTACAGTGACAGCAA GTATCGCCGCAGTTATGACTCAGAGTTCACAGCGCCCCTAGTGGCGCTCCACGTGTGGCCCACGCTAATGGAGGGGGACAGCGTCGTTGTCAAGGGCGAGGCTGTAACCATGAGGGGAGCCCTG
- the spata18 gene encoding mitochondria-eating protein isoform X3, which yields MADTLRRLVNTSSFSVLQEKLESWYKDYHVISCDQNLNRCCELVELTSKVQGQLFTILSLTAQEGGQYAGVDTLKSRLLPWLGTCFTLATSTISTDPSLSLIHEAAEKGKKIRELSLAHESDLQKMETQLCSTRLQLDSVRQELMDTQQELDETKNKSATTLLATEDEILQLRAELQVACDQTELYKRKLDMLDDYERQIHLLKEEVSFLVAEKSLLQEKLVRGRSPSAAARRSRSSSPRLRGESPSRARLTSSSRRARLVSRLSDLYAIDRLEAQNMLRHYVDDIRTVQRIIFIAVVEAFQAAKLAFRQFRLRVRKTLSSSHMGPESLENAVLDYIIRNLDLYDVQASVNEVINSMNVNPKISFPAEVDFVLISGLIRETCRTAFAMQTLDPPLELAFSSDGELYSDSKYRRSYDSEFTAPLVALHVWPTLMEGDSVVVKGEAVTMRGALPCHKRTC from the exons ATGGCCGACACGCTGAGGCGCCTCGTGAACACCTCGTCCTTCAGCGTCCTGCAGGAAAAGCTGGAGTCCTGGTACAAGGACTACCAC GTAATCTCATGTGACCAGAACCTGAACCGCTGCTGTGAGCTGGTGGAGCTCACTTCCAAGGTTCAAGGGCAGCTCTTCACTATCCTCAGCCTCACTGCTCAAGAAG GAGGGCAGTATGCCGGTGTGGACACGCTTAAATCCCGCTTGTTGCCATGGCTGGGCACCTGCTTCACCCTAGCAACCTCCACCATCTCCACGGATCCCAGCCTGAGCCTCATCCAT GAGGCTGCGGAAAAGGGCAAAAAAATCCGGGAGCTGTCCCTCGCCCATGAGAGTGACCTTCAGAAGATGGAGACCCAGCTGTGCTCCACCCGCCTACAGCTGGATTCCGTCAGACAAGA ACTAATGGACACTCAACAAGAACTCGATGAAACCAAAAACAAATCTGCCACAACCCTTCTAGCTACAGAGGATGAAATTCTACAACTAAGAGCGGA GCTGCAAGTGGCCTGTGACCAGACAGAGCTGTACAAGCGAAAGCTGGACATGCTAGATGACTATGAGAGACAGATCCATTTGCTGAAGGAGGAGGTGTCCTTCCTGGTTGCAGAGAAGTCCCTCCTGCAGGAGAA GTTGGTGAGGGGTCGGTCCCCCAGTGCGGCCGCCCGGCGCAGTCGCTCGTCCAGCCCCCGCCTGAGGGGCGAGTCACCGTCACGTGCCCGCCTCACCAGCTCCTCCCGCCGCGCCCGGCTGGTATCACGCCTCAGCGACCTCTATGCCATCGATCGGCTCGAGGCTCAGAACATGCTGCGTCACTATGTTGACGACATCCGCACTGTCCAGAGGATCATCTTCATAGCAGTTGTG GAGGCTTTCCAGGCAGCCAAGCTGGCATTCCGGCAGTTTAGGCTGAGGGTAAGGAAGACCCTGTCCAGCTCTCACATGGGTCCAGAGAGCCTGGAGAACGCCGTGCTGGATTACATCATTAGGAACCTCGACCTGTACGACGTTCAGGCCAGCGTCAAC GAGGTCATCAACTCCATGAATGTGAACCCCAAGATCTCGTTCCCTGCTGAGGTGGACTTTGTCCTGATCAGCGGGCTCATCCGCGAGACATGCCGCACGGCCTTCGCGATGCAGACGCTGGACCCTCCCTTGGAGCTTGCCTTCAGCAGTGATGGGGAGCTGTACAGTGACAGCAA GTATCGCCGCAGTTATGACTCAGAGTTCACAGCGCCCCTAGTGGCGCTCCACGTGTGGCCCACGCTAATGGAGGGGGACAGCGTCGTTGTCAAGGGCGAGGCTGTAACCATGAGGGGAGCCCTG